A part of Oncorhynchus clarkii lewisi isolate Uvic-CL-2024 chromosome 17, UVic_Ocla_1.0, whole genome shotgun sequence genomic DNA contains:
- the LOC139369840 gene encoding small vasohibin-binding protein-like, which translates to MESACRKDQPKLNSTPTRGGGAKQKSAQQELRQRTEVYTLNKVMTQQEQQQFEAFCKQMLSQGE; encoded by the exons ATGGAATCTGCCTGTCGCAAAGACCAGCCAAAACTGAACTCCACTCCTACCAGAGGAGGCGGGGCCAAGCAGAAATCTGCCCAGCAGGAACTGCGACAGCGCACAGAG GTCTACACCCTGAATAAGGTGATGAcacagcaggagcagcagcagtttGAGGCCTTCTGTAAACAGATGCTGTCCCAGGGAGAGTGA